From Rhodovastum atsumiense, a single genomic window includes:
- a CDS encoding CoA transferase, whose protein sequence is MSGLADGHAILSGLLATAGLPPGAAALARLTGDEPALPSSFRVGVAAQAAIAAAGLGAALLWQHRTGRRQPVTVEMRATAAEFRSERHFHCLDAPIPDPWDAIAGLYRCGDGGWVRLHTNFPHHRDGVLRLLGCGPTRAEVAEALAGRRAGAFEDEASAAGLCVAMLRDVATWDAHPHGRHLAAAPPLTLTRLGDAPPRHFPPAPARPLAGLRVLDLTRVIAGPVGGRTLAAHGAEVLHITAPHLPAIPLLVMDGGRGKLSASLDLRGEADRARLRALVRDSDVFLQSYRQGALAGQGFSPEALAALRPGIVVATLSAYGETGPWGGRRGYDSLVQTATGFNAAEAEAAGAGAPKPLPCQALDHASGYFLALGVMAALLRQAHEGGSWLVRVSLAGTGLWLRRLGRLPQGLAAPDPGDDVADLLEETDSGFGRIRALRHAAILPETPAHWARPTVPLGTHKPAWP, encoded by the coding sequence ATGTCCGGCCTTGCCGATGGTCACGCGATCCTCTCCGGGCTGCTCGCCACGGCAGGCCTGCCGCCAGGGGCCGCCGCCCTGGCCAGGCTGACGGGCGATGAGCCGGCGCTGCCCTCTTCCTTCCGGGTAGGCGTGGCGGCGCAGGCGGCCATCGCCGCCGCCGGGCTCGGCGCCGCGCTGCTGTGGCAGCACCGCACCGGCCGCCGCCAGCCGGTCACGGTGGAGATGCGCGCCACCGCCGCCGAATTCCGCAGCGAACGCCATTTCCATTGCCTCGACGCCCCGATCCCCGATCCCTGGGACGCGATCGCCGGCCTCTATCGCTGCGGCGATGGCGGCTGGGTGCGGCTGCACACCAACTTCCCCCACCATCGCGACGGCGTGCTGCGCCTGCTCGGCTGCGGGCCGACCCGGGCCGAGGTGGCCGAGGCCCTCGCCGGGCGGCGCGCCGGGGCCTTCGAGGACGAAGCCAGCGCGGCCGGGCTCTGCGTGGCCATGCTGCGCGACGTCGCCACCTGGGACGCCCATCCGCATGGCCGTCACCTTGCCGCCGCGCCACCGCTGACGCTGACACGCCTGGGCGATGCCCCGCCGCGCCACTTCCCGCCCGCGCCCGCCCGCCCGCTCGCCGGGCTGCGGGTGCTCGACCTGACCCGGGTCATCGCCGGGCCGGTCGGCGGCCGCACCCTGGCCGCCCACGGCGCCGAGGTGCTGCACATCACCGCCCCGCATCTGCCCGCCATCCCCCTGCTGGTCATGGATGGCGGTCGCGGCAAGCTATCGGCCTCGCTCGACCTGCGCGGCGAGGCGGACCGCGCCCGGCTGCGCGCGCTGGTGCGGGACAGCGACGTCTTCCTGCAGTCGTACCGCCAGGGGGCGCTCGCCGGCCAGGGCTTCTCGCCCGAGGCCCTGGCGGCGCTGCGGCCCGGGATCGTCGTCGCTACGCTCTCGGCCTATGGCGAAACCGGCCCCTGGGGCGGCAGGCGCGGCTATGACTCGCTGGTGCAGACCGCCACCGGCTTCAACGCCGCCGAGGCCGAAGCGGCCGGCGCCGGCGCCCCGAAGCCCCTGCCCTGCCAGGCGCTCGACCATGCCTCCGGCTATTTCCTGGCGCTCGGCGTCATGGCGGCGCTGCTGCGGCAGGCACATGAGGGCGGCAGTTGGCTGGTGCGCGTCTCGCTGGCCGGCACCGGCCTGTGGCTGCGCCGCCTCGGCCGCCTGCCGCAGGGACTGGCCGCCCCCGATCCGGGCGACGACGTCGCCGACCTGCTCGAGGAAACCGACAGCGGCTTCGGCCGCATCCGCGCCCTCCGCCACGCCGCCATCCTGCCCGAGACGCCGGCGCACTGGGCGAGGCCGACCGTGCCGCTCGGCACCCACAAGCCGGCCTGGCCCTGA
- a CDS encoding SDR family oxidoreductase, producing MVALSLKPLAQQTIVITGASSGIGLATARRAARRGAAVLLVARNRVALERVRDELRQGGGRAELAVADVADAEQVEAVVRVADAAFGGFDSWVNNAATFVFGRVDEIPLADHRRLFDVVYWGVVHGTLTASRHLAGRGGAIVTVGSVLGDRALALQGPYSAAKHAVKGITDAFRMEFEAAGLPISVTLVKPGPIDTPYVEHARNLTGAAGVRNLPQAYHPRLAARAILYACTRPVRDLYVGGSGLATTLAGTLAPRLTDIAMELTARRLQTSDDPGRPGMRDSLHAVREDLAERGSLRQGPVRRTSLVLEAQVNPLATAARSLGEATLAAGAASLRRLLRAR from the coding sequence ATGGTCGCCCTGTCGTTGAAGCCGCTTGCGCAGCAGACCATCGTCATCACCGGGGCGAGTTCCGGGATCGGCCTTGCGACCGCAAGGCGGGCGGCCCGGCGCGGAGCGGCGGTGCTGCTGGTCGCGCGCAACCGCGTGGCGCTTGAGCGCGTGCGTGACGAGCTGCGCCAGGGCGGCGGGCGCGCCGAGCTGGCGGTCGCCGACGTCGCCGATGCCGAACAGGTGGAAGCGGTGGTGAGGGTGGCTGATGCCGCGTTCGGGGGCTTCGATTCCTGGGTTAACAACGCCGCCACCTTCGTGTTCGGCCGGGTGGACGAGATCCCGCTGGCGGATCACCGCCGCCTGTTCGACGTGGTCTATTGGGGCGTGGTGCACGGGACCCTGACCGCCTCGCGCCATCTGGCCGGGCGCGGCGGCGCGATCGTGACGGTTGGCAGCGTACTGGGCGACCGCGCCCTGGCGCTGCAGGGGCCGTACAGCGCCGCCAAGCATGCGGTGAAGGGCATCACCGATGCCTTCCGCATGGAATTCGAGGCGGCCGGGCTGCCGATCTCGGTGACCCTGGTCAAGCCGGGGCCGATCGATACGCCCTATGTCGAGCACGCCCGCAACCTGACCGGCGCGGCGGGGGTGCGCAACCTGCCGCAGGCCTATCATCCCCGGCTTGCCGCCCGCGCGATCCTGTACGCCTGCACCCGGCCGGTGCGCGACCTGTATGTCGGCGGCAGCGGGCTGGCGACGACGCTGGCCGGGACGCTGGCACCGCGGCTGACCGATATCGCCATGGAACTGACCGCCCGCCGCTTGCAGACCTCCGATGATCCCGGCCGGCCGGGCATGCGCGACAGCCTGCATGCGGTGCGCGAGGACCTCGCCGAGCGCGGCAGCCTGCGCCAGGGGCCGGTGCGCCGCACCAGCCTGGTGCTGGAGGCACAGGTGAACCCGCTCGCCACCGCGGCGCGAAGCCTGGGAGAAGCCACGCTGGCGGCCGGCGCCGCGTCGCTGCGGCGCCTGTTGCGCGCGCGGTAA
- a CDS encoding diaminopropionate ammonia-lyase, translated as MLDPFPFSLFPNPRAGTPGTVVLPAGGFRRARAEITSWPGYAPTPLRDLEGLAGAARVGAIRFKDESGRFGLGSFKALGGAYAVAQLLVTELARRGVASAATTADLLAGRHAEATRDITVTCATDGNHGRSVAWGAQRFGCRCVIFVHAAVSQARLDAIVGHGAEVRRVPGTYDDAVREAAMVAADEGWFVVSDTSWPGYTTVPVDVMQGYRVMADEAADQWSGAPPTHVFMQGGVGGAAAAVSVQMRARYAPAPRFVVVEPDRAACLLASAELGAPAVVPGDLDTLMAGLACGEPSLLAWTELERAATAFMAVPDEAAIACMRLLARRGIVAGESAVAGLAGFLLAAADPAARATLGLTEASRVLLFGTEGATDPLLYRRLVGETA; from the coding sequence ATGCTCGATCCGTTTCCCTTCAGCCTGTTCCCCAACCCCCGCGCGGGCACGCCCGGCACGGTCGTGCTGCCTGCCGGGGGGTTCCGCCGCGCCCGCGCGGAGATCACTTCCTGGCCCGGCTATGCCCCGACGCCCTTGCGCGACCTGGAGGGCCTCGCCGGCGCGGCCCGGGTGGGCGCGATCCGGTTCAAGGATGAATCGGGGCGGTTCGGGCTGGGCAGTTTCAAGGCGCTCGGGGGCGCCTATGCGGTGGCGCAACTGCTGGTGACCGAACTGGCGCGGCGGGGCGTCGCCTCCGCCGCCACCACCGCGGACCTCCTGGCCGGACGCCATGCCGAGGCGACGCGGGACATCACCGTGACCTGTGCCACCGACGGCAATCACGGGCGCTCGGTGGCCTGGGGGGCGCAGCGCTTCGGCTGCCGCTGCGTGATCTTCGTGCATGCGGCGGTGAGCCAGGCGCGCCTTGACGCGATCGTCGGCCATGGCGCCGAGGTCCGGCGCGTACCGGGCACCTACGACGACGCGGTGCGCGAGGCAGCGATGGTCGCCGCCGACGAAGGCTGGTTCGTGGTCTCCGATACGTCCTGGCCGGGCTATACCACCGTGCCGGTCGACGTGATGCAGGGCTACCGGGTGATGGCCGACGAGGCGGCCGACCAGTGGTCCGGCGCGCCGCCCACCCATGTGTTCATGCAGGGCGGGGTCGGCGGGGCCGCCGCCGCGGTGTCGGTGCAGATGCGCGCCCGCTACGCGCCGGCGCCCCGCTTCGTGGTGGTCGAGCCGGACCGGGCGGCCTGCCTGCTTGCCTCGGCCGAGCTGGGCGCGCCGGCGGTGGTGCCGGGTGACCTCGACACGCTGATGGCCGGGCTGGCCTGCGGCGAGCCGAGCCTGCTGGCCTGGACGGAGCTGGAACGCGCCGCCACGGCGTTCATGGCGGTTCCCGACGAGGCGGCGATCGCCTGCATGCGGCTGTTGGCGCGGCGGGGCATCGTCGCCGGGGAATCGGCGGTGGCGGGGCTGGCCGGGTTCCTGCTGGCGGCGGCCGATCCGGCCGCGCGTGCCACGCTCGGGCTGACCGAGGCCAGCCGGGTGCTGCTGTTCGGCACCGAGGGCGCCACGGATCCGCTGCTCTATCGGCGGCTGGTCGGCGAGACGGCCTGA
- the hcp gene encoding hydroxylamine reductase, producing MFCYQCEQTAGGTGCDTTGACGKRPDIAALQDLLFEVTKAVARSGAAADAFLEDALFTTVTNVNFDAGRIVALIRQGAEMLAEAGAASPVAVTATPEEMVAAGHLVSLDGRIAALGPDVAGLQELLAYGVKGVAAYARHARVLGRTSPAVDGFVREALTFLAGPVPDAGGLLAMALRCGEAGLQVMELLDGANTDRFGQPEPAPVTIGWREGKAILVSGHDLADLADLLEATAGMGINVYTHGEMLPAHGYPELRKYPHLVGHYGGAWQDQLKDFAAFPGAILLTTNCLMPPRASYSDRLFTTGVVGFPGIPHLPAGAFGPLIAAALEAPGFTDARETGRHMVGFGHHAVLGVADTVIGAVKSGALKKFVLIGGCDAATTGRGYYSDLAEALPADWAVLTLGCGKYRVLGRVEGTIGPLPRLLDMGQCNDAFSAIKVAGALAQAFGVGVNELPLHLVLSWFEQKAVTVLLALLHLGVKNIRIGPRLPAFVSPAMLQVLVEQFNVMPIGDVQSDLRAMAA from the coding sequence ATGTTCTGCTACCAATGCGAGCAGACCGCTGGCGGGACCGGATGCGACACCACCGGTGCCTGTGGCAAGCGGCCTGACATCGCAGCCCTGCAGGACCTGCTGTTCGAGGTGACGAAAGCGGTGGCGCGCAGCGGCGCGGCCGCCGACGCATTCCTCGAGGACGCGCTGTTCACCACGGTCACCAACGTCAACTTCGACGCGGGGCGGATCGTGGCGCTGATCCGCCAGGGCGCGGAGATGCTGGCGGAAGCCGGCGCCGCCAGCCCCGTCGCCGTCACCGCCACCCCCGAGGAGATGGTGGCGGCGGGGCATCTGGTTTCGCTCGATGGGCGGATCGCGGCCCTCGGCCCGGATGTCGCCGGACTGCAGGAATTGCTGGCCTATGGCGTGAAGGGCGTGGCGGCCTATGCGCGGCATGCGCGGGTGCTCGGGCGGACCTCGCCCGCGGTCGACGGCTTCGTGCGCGAGGCGCTGACCTTCCTGGCCGGGCCGGTCCCCGACGCGGGTGGGCTGCTGGCCATGGCGCTGCGCTGCGGCGAGGCCGGGCTGCAGGTGATGGAATTGCTGGACGGCGCCAATACCGACCGCTTCGGCCAGCCGGAGCCGGCCCCGGTGACGATCGGCTGGCGCGAGGGCAAGGCGATCCTGGTGTCCGGCCATGACCTCGCCGATCTGGCCGACCTGCTGGAGGCGACGGCGGGGATGGGCATCAATGTCTATACCCATGGCGAGATGCTGCCGGCGCACGGCTATCCGGAATTGCGCAAATACCCGCACCTGGTTGGCCACTACGGCGGCGCATGGCAGGACCAGCTCAAGGATTTCGCGGCCTTCCCGGGGGCCATCCTGCTGACCACCAACTGCCTGATGCCGCCGCGCGCGAGCTATTCCGACCGGCTGTTCACCACCGGCGTGGTCGGCTTCCCCGGCATCCCCCATCTGCCGGCGGGCGCGTTCGGCCCGCTGATCGCGGCGGCGCTGGAGGCGCCCGGCTTCACCGATGCGCGCGAGACCGGCCGGCACATGGTGGGGTTCGGGCACCATGCGGTGCTCGGCGTGGCGGATACGGTGATCGGGGCGGTGAAGAGCGGCGCGCTGAAGAAGTTCGTGCTGATCGGCGGCTGCGACGCCGCCACCACGGGGCGCGGCTACTACTCGGATCTGGCCGAGGCGCTGCCGGCGGACTGGGCGGTGCTGACGCTCGGCTGCGGCAAGTACCGGGTGCTCGGACGGGTGGAAGGGACGATCGGACCGCTGCCGCGCCTGCTCGACATGGGACAGTGCAACGACGCCTTCTCGGCGATCAAGGTGGCGGGCGCGCTGGCGCAGGCCTTCGGGGTGGGCGTCAACGAGCTGCCGCTGCACCTGGTGCTGTCCTGGTTCGAGCAGAAGGCGGTGACCGTGTTGCTGGCCCTGCTGCACCTGGGCGTGAAGAACATCCGCATTGGGCCGCGCCTGCCGGCCTTCGTCAGCCCGGCGATGCTGCAGGTGCTGGTGGAGCAGTTCAACGTGATGCCGATCGGCGACGTGCAGAGCGATCTGCGCGCCATGGCGGCCTGA
- the denD gene encoding D-erythronate dehydrogenase, whose amino-acid sequence MRISILGGSGFLGRRLAARLAADGRLGGRAISELTLFDLQPPDPPPAAGFPVQCLGGDIAQLPPAAIPDGTDVVFHLAAVVSAQAEADYELGRRVNLRGTDAVIDRCRRLAAPPRVVFTSSVASFSGGQGAVLADDARQVPANSYGAQKAAAELLLADASRRRFLDAVILRLPTIIVRPGRPNKAASSFVSAILREPLLGLHTDLPVAPDFALWVASPRRAVEWLLHAATMDSAVMGIDRSVNPPGMSVTVAAILHALDAVKPGASALVRRVHDPATEKIVATWPAAFEALRARTLGFAPHEPLVELVRAFIADDLDATRRERGLG is encoded by the coding sequence ATGCGCATCAGCATTCTCGGCGGCAGCGGCTTTCTGGGGCGCCGGCTCGCGGCACGCCTTGCCGCCGACGGCAGGCTCGGCGGGCGCGCGATCAGCGAGCTGACACTGTTCGACCTGCAGCCACCCGATCCCCCCCCGGCGGCCGGCTTTCCGGTGCAATGCCTCGGCGGCGACATCGCGCAGTTGCCGCCGGCAGCGATCCCGGATGGCACCGATGTGGTGTTCCACCTCGCCGCCGTGGTCAGCGCCCAGGCCGAGGCCGACTACGAGCTGGGCCGGCGCGTGAACCTGCGCGGCACCGATGCGGTGATCGACCGCTGCCGCCGGCTCGCGGCCCCGCCGCGCGTGGTGTTCACCAGCAGCGTCGCCAGCTTCAGCGGCGGCCAGGGCGCGGTGCTGGCCGACGACGCCCGGCAGGTGCCGGCCAACAGCTACGGCGCGCAGAAGGCGGCGGCCGAACTGCTGCTCGCCGATGCCTCCCGCCGCCGCTTCCTCGACGCGGTGATCCTGCGGCTGCCCACGATCATCGTCCGCCCGGGACGACCCAACAAGGCCGCCAGCTCCTTCGTCAGCGCGATCTTGCGCGAGCCGCTGCTCGGACTGCACACCGACCTGCCGGTCGCGCCCGATTTCGCGCTCTGGGTGGCAAGCCCGCGCCGCGCGGTCGAGTGGCTGCTGCATGCGGCGACCATGGACAGCGCGGTGATGGGCATCGACCGCAGCGTGAACCCGCCGGGCATGAGCGTGACGGTGGCGGCGATCCTGCACGCGCTCGACGCGGTGAAGCCGGGCGCCTCGGCCCTGGTGCGCCGCGTGCACGACCCCGCCACCGAGAAGATCGTCGCCACCTGGCCGGCCGCCTTCGAGGCCCTGCGCGCCCGCACGCTCGGCTTCGCGCCGCATGAACCGTTGGTCGAGCTCGTGCGGGCCTTCATCGCCGACGACCTCGACGCCACCCGCCGCGAGCGCGGGCTGGGATGA
- a CDS encoding chloride channel protein: MFQGTGLLERFRGTGAASARPRRRLGQFVGTVLARQRHRLGEWVLHVPHTLRALVRADEIWLVVLAAGVGLGAGVCVTAMTWTTQAMHRVLFALGPHERLSGQVEVEAWRALIVPTVGGLLMGVIGLALARWWPRRAIDPIEANALYGGRMSLNDSLILVGQTMVSNGCGASVGLEAGYTQIGSALGSRLGRSFRVRRSDLRLLVGCGAAGAIGAAFNAPLTGAFYAFELVIGTYSLATLAPVVVASISAVSVVRVLIPEDYGFDIRVPTAIEPAAYLPILALGMVCALGGIAIMRGVTLTEEIFRRSAVPGWARPAFGGLVVGMLALVTPQVLSSGHAALQVGLDAPYSVQQIALLILLKSIASAVSIGSGFRGGLFFASLFLGGLLGKLFAACLAMVTATQAVPSIVCALVGMSGLAVAVVGGPLTMAFLVLESTGSLPMTIAVVAVSVVSSLTVRRTFGYSFATWRFHLRGEAIRSAVDIGWMRSLTVGRMMRREVRTVRSDTPLAAFRRDFPLGATARVVVVDEANRYAGIVALAEAHATDSKAETVAELIHNETDILLPQMTIKEAVSMFEQAEADALAVVDGKETKRVIGLLTEQHALRRYSEELDRRRRELSGE; the protein is encoded by the coding sequence ATGTTCCAGGGGACGGGATTGCTGGAGCGCTTCCGCGGGACGGGGGCGGCTTCCGCACGTCCGCGACGCCGCCTGGGGCAATTCGTCGGCACCGTGCTGGCCCGCCAGCGCCACCGCCTCGGTGAATGGGTGCTGCACGTCCCGCACACCCTGCGCGCCCTGGTGCGGGCGGACGAAATCTGGCTGGTGGTGCTGGCCGCGGGCGTCGGCCTCGGCGCCGGCGTCTGCGTCACCGCCATGACCTGGACGACCCAGGCGATGCACCGCGTGCTGTTCGCGCTCGGGCCGCACGAAAGACTGTCCGGCCAGGTCGAGGTGGAAGCCTGGCGGGCGCTGATCGTGCCGACCGTGGGCGGCCTGCTGATGGGGGTGATCGGCCTTGCCCTCGCCCGCTGGTGGCCCCGCCGCGCCATCGACCCGATCGAGGCGAACGCGCTCTATGGCGGGCGCATGTCGCTCAACGACAGCCTGATCCTGGTCGGCCAGACCATGGTTTCCAACGGCTGCGGCGCCTCGGTCGGGCTGGAGGCCGGCTACACCCAGATCGGGTCGGCGCTGGGCTCGCGGCTGGGACGCTCCTTCCGGGTCCGGCGCAGCGACCTGCGCCTGCTGGTGGGCTGCGGCGCCGCCGGGGCGATCGGGGCCGCCTTCAACGCCCCCCTCACCGGCGCCTTCTACGCCTTCGAACTGGTGATCGGGACCTATTCGCTGGCGACCCTCGCCCCGGTGGTGGTCGCCTCGATCTCGGCGGTCTCCGTGGTGCGCGTGCTGATCCCCGAGGATTACGGCTTCGATATCCGCGTGCCCACCGCAATCGAACCCGCCGCCTACCTGCCCATCCTCGCGCTCGGCATGGTCTGCGCCCTGGGCGGGATCGCCATCATGCGCGGCGTCACCCTCACCGAGGAAATCTTCCGCCGCAGTGCCGTCCCCGGCTGGGCCCGCCCGGCCTTCGGCGGCCTGGTCGTCGGCATGCTGGCCCTGGTCACGCCACAGGTGCTGTCCTCGGGGCACGCCGCCCTGCAGGTCGGGCTGGACGCCCCCTACTCGGTACAGCAGATCGCGCTGCTGATCCTGCTGAAATCCATCGCCTCGGCGGTGTCGATCGGATCGGGCTTCCGCGGCGGGCTGTTCTTCGCCTCGCTGTTCCTCGGCGGCCTGCTCGGCAAGCTGTTCGCCGCCTGCCTCGCCATGGTGACGGCAACCCAGGCCGTGCCCTCGATAGTCTGCGCCCTGGTGGGCATGAGCGGCCTCGCCGTGGCCGTGGTGGGCGGCCCGTTGACCATGGCCTTCCTGGTGCTGGAGAGCACCGGCAGCCTGCCCATGACCATCGCCGTGGTGGCGGTCTCGGTGGTCTCCTCGCTCACCGTGCGCCGCACCTTCGGCTACTCCTTCGCCACCTGGCGCTTCCACCTGCGCGGCGAGGCCATCCGCAGCGCCGTCGATATCGGCTGGATGCGCAGCCTGACCGTCGGGCGGATGATGCGGCGCGAGGTACGAACAGTCCGCTCCGACACCCCGCTCGCCGCCTTCCGCCGCGACTTCCCGCTCGGCGCCACCGCCCGCGTCGTCGTGGTGGACGAGGCCAACCGCTACGCCGGCATCGTCGCCCTGGCCGAGGCCCACGCCACCGACTCCAAGGCCGAAACCGTCGCCGAACTGATCCACAACGAAACCGACATCCTGCTGCCGCAGATGACCATCAAGGAAGCGGTGTCGATGTTCGAACAGGCCGAGGCGGACGCGCTCGCGGTGGTCGACGGCAAGGAAACCAAACGCGTGATCGGGCTGCTGACCGAACAACACGCGCTGCGCCGCTACTCGGAAGAACTCGACCGCCGCCGCCGGGAACTGTCCGGCGAATAG
- the pbpC gene encoding penicillin-binding protein 1C yields MSPAAYAGEGGDTPPSRAGRSGSWLRRHGKGVGIVLGLLLVLSGALVLLDRFCPLNLARLASPGTEILDRDGRSLAILPAPGGVWRLRTTPDDVAPVLLDILIATEDRRFWQHPGVDPLALARAAWQDLRAGRILSGGSTLTMQAARLLEPRPRTLRSKLIEIARALQLEAHFSKREILGIWLTLAPMGGNLEGVRAGSLAWFGTGPRLLAPPQAALLVAIPRRPEALRPDRHPDRARALRDRILPAAAGAEIPRARTPLPRHARQAIARLPAAPQVATTLDLSLQVALERLAAERLQFLPERASLALLVADARRREIRALASGGDGRGEGRGGALDLTRAVRSPGSALKPFIYAMAFQDGVAGPDTVLADLPRRFGSYAPENFDHGFAGTLTAAEALRRSLNLPAVALLDRVGPLRFAATLRTAGIALHLPAGADPALPLALGGVGITLRDLAGLYAALATDGGTARLRLLADDPPEPRPFLAPRAAATIAAVLTQPLPEGGPAGIAWKTGTSWGGRDAWAIGFDRGHVVGVWIGRPDGTPLPGATGRSLAVPLLGRVFDLLPPAPRDPPPPVVPRPTVSPQADALRLLFPPNEAVLSADGPVTLRAMGGRRPLTFLVDGTPLRVDPARREAAWIPGGPGFYRITVLDAEGTSARAAVRVR; encoded by the coding sequence GTGAGTCCCGCAGCTTATGCCGGTGAGGGGGGAGATACGCCCCCCTCCCGTGCCGGACGATCCGGGTCGTGGCTACGGCGGCATGGCAAAGGCGTCGGCATCGTCCTCGGATTGCTGCTGGTGCTGTCCGGTGCCCTGGTCCTGCTGGACCGGTTCTGTCCGCTCAACCTCGCGCGGCTGGCTTCCCCCGGCACCGAGATCCTCGACCGCGACGGCCGCAGCCTCGCCATCCTGCCCGCGCCGGGCGGCGTCTGGCGGCTGCGCACCACGCCCGACGACGTCGCCCCGGTCCTGCTCGACATCCTGATCGCCACCGAGGATCGCCGCTTCTGGCAGCATCCCGGCGTCGATCCGCTCGCGCTTGCCCGCGCCGCCTGGCAGGATCTGCGTGCCGGCCGCATCCTCTCCGGCGGCTCTACCCTGACCATGCAGGCCGCCCGCCTGCTGGAGCCGCGCCCGCGTACGCTGCGGTCCAAGCTCATCGAGATCGCCCGCGCCCTGCAACTGGAGGCGCATTTTTCCAAGCGGGAGATCCTCGGCATCTGGCTGACCCTTGCCCCCATGGGTGGCAATCTCGAAGGGGTGCGGGCCGGGTCGCTCGCCTGGTTCGGCACCGGTCCGCGCCTGCTGGCCCCGCCGCAGGCAGCACTGCTGGTCGCCATTCCCCGTCGCCCGGAGGCGCTGCGCCCGGACCGTCATCCCGACCGTGCCCGCGCGCTGCGCGACCGCATCCTGCCCGCCGCCGCCGGCGCGGAGATCCCGCGCGCCCGCACCCCGTTGCCGCGCCACGCCCGCCAAGCCATCGCCCGCCTTCCCGCTGCCCCGCAAGTCGCCACCACGCTCGACCTGTCGCTGCAAGTGGCGCTGGAGCGGCTCGCGGCCGAACGGCTGCAATTCCTGCCCGAGCGCGCCTCGCTGGCGCTGCTGGTCGCCGATGCCCGGCGGCGCGAGATCCGCGCGCTCGCCAGCGGCGGCGACGGGCGCGGCGAGGGCCGGGGTGGGGCGCTCGATCTGACGCGGGCGGTGCGCTCGCCCGGATCGGCGCTGAAGCCCTTCATCTACGCCATGGCCTTCCAGGACGGGGTCGCGGGCCCCGACACGGTGCTCGCCGACCTGCCACGCCGCTTCGGCAGCTACGCGCCGGAGAATTTCGACCACGGCTTCGCCGGCACCCTCACCGCCGCCGAGGCGCTGCGGCGCTCGCTGAACCTGCCGGCGGTGGCCCTGCTCGATCGCGTCGGGCCCTTGCGCTTCGCTGCGACGCTGCGCACCGCCGGCATCGCCCTGCACCTGCCGGCCGGCGCCGATCCGGCGCTGCCCCTCGCGCTTGGCGGGGTGGGCATCACCCTGCGCGACCTCGCCGGGCTCTATGCCGCGCTGGCCACCGATGGCGGCACCGCCCGGTTGCGGCTGCTGGCCGATGACCCGCCGGAGCCGCGTCCCTTCCTCGCCCCCCGCGCCGCCGCCACCATCGCCGCCGTGCTTACCCAGCCCTTGCCGGAGGGCGGCCCGGCCGGGATCGCCTGGAAGACCGGCACCTCCTGGGGCGGGCGTGACGCCTGGGCGATCGGCTTCGATCGCGGCCACGTCGTCGGCGTCTGGATCGGGCGCCCGGACGGCACGCCCCTGCCGGGGGCCACCGGACGATCCCTGGCGGTGCCGCTGCTTGGCCGGGTGTTCGACCTGCTGCCGCCGGCGCCGCGCGACCCGCCGCCCCCGGTGGTGCCGCGCCCCACGGTGTCACCGCAGGCCGATGCGCTGCGCCTGCTGTTCCCGCCCAACGAGGCGGTGCTGAGCGCCGATGGCCCGGTCACGCTGCGCGCCATGGGGGGGCGGCGGCCGCTGACCTTCCTGGTGGACGGCACGCCGCTGCGGGTCGATCCGGCCCGGCGTGAAGCGGCCTGGATCCCGGGCGGACCCGGGTTCTACCGGATCACCGTGCTGGACGCCGAGGGCACCAGCGCCCGCGCTGCGGTGCGGGTCCGCTGA